In the Bacillus sp. FJAT-42376 genome, AGGGCTCATATCCGAGTTTTTCTAATAGCCAGCCCCAAAATTCGATTGATTTATTTAAATCGGAAACGTAAAGCTCAATATGATGAAGTCCCAGCGACAAAGGATTTCCCCCTCTAATCTTCTATTCTCATTTTCTATTTTATATAGATGATATCGTCCATTTGTAATGGCCTGTGACTAATTTCTATCGGCTGCCCATTTTTAGCATGATTAATTGGACAGCCATTTTTCACTAAGGTTCCAAGATCCTTATTCAACCGGAATCCAAATCTCCATTTCATACTCAGCGTCTGTTTCTTTTCCGAACATACAGGACTCAACCACTTCTATTTCCGGTGCACCTTTTTTTAACTTGTATCCCTCGTCATCAAACGTTTTCCAAATCTCTGCGTATGTACCCGGAATTCTGTCTGCAGACCCTTTATGGATAAACACGAGATAATCCTGTTCCGGGAAAGTATGGACGGTCATTCCCTGGACTGCATGAAAATCCACTTCGGCCATCTCCAGCCCGCACGTGTAAAAATAATGGTCGCTGCGGGGAGGAAGGCATACCCCGGTAATGCGTTTTGCTCCTTTACTCTCAATCATTTCCTCTGCTTTTTCCCATAGACCCGGGATCGGATAGACCATCTCCCCATCCCATTTCCCAGCCGCACTAAAGCCTGCCAGGACGAAGGCGCTCTTTTTTCTCTTTTCGTAGTTCATTTGAATTCTCTCCTGCTTTAATCGTCTTTTACCTAAATATACCTCAAAAAGGAAGGGGGGTCCTGTCCTATTTTGCTTGCTTATGACAGATGCAGCAGGATGAATTGAAAATGGATAAAAAAGGGTAAAGGTGAAAAGCAGATTGCTATTGAAAACGGGGAGGGATGCAGAAGTGTTGCGCCGGGTCATGATTATTTGTTTCGCTTTGCTTATGGTTATGTA is a window encoding:
- a CDS encoding GyrI-like domain-containing protein, encoding MNYEKRKKSAFVLAGFSAAGKWDGEMVYPIPGLWEKAEEMIESKGAKRITGVCLPPRSDHYFYTCGLEMAEVDFHAVQGMTVHTFPEQDYLVFIHKGSADRIPGTYAEIWKTFDDEGYKLKKGAPEIEVVESCMFGKETDAEYEMEIWIPVE